The following are encoded together in the Streptomyces sp. NBC_01465 genome:
- a CDS encoding ABC transporter substrate-binding protein — translation MGTTEGVDRRSLLKVAGASVATLGLAAAGCGSGSGSGDGPVTIRYAWWGADDRAKKINQTIALFEKKFPKIKIKTDFQPYADFWTKFQTQASGGNPPDVFQNAIGFLRKYNDKHVLLDLNSQVKAGNLSLDGFRAGLEKFGVVDGKLLGIPVGSNSMALVIDKDAYAKAGIKPRIGWTWEEYYAGLEKIHAEQHIAGDTGPMGIMYLYDLVLRQNGKAFFDEKGLGFTEADLTDWWNQGLARTKSGLFADAKKVDQIKPKAGLSDGLSAGEFTWDNFSVRYTAEGKGNYGLAPIPSTDGKTTGQYLGSLMLSGSARTKHPKEVAQFINFMVHDPEVAKIMGFDRGVPPTTAQFDAFKPTDAVALGIQAYETEIANARILQPITPHPAGADVCESALLRIATDVALGSLSVDKGVKQFFSEAKTALGS, via the coding sequence GTGGGTACCACTGAAGGTGTTGACCGGCGCAGCCTGCTCAAGGTGGCGGGGGCCTCGGTGGCCACGCTCGGTCTGGCGGCCGCGGGCTGCGGGAGCGGAAGCGGTTCGGGGGACGGGCCGGTCACCATCAGGTACGCGTGGTGGGGCGCCGACGACCGGGCGAAGAAGATCAACCAGACGATCGCGCTCTTCGAGAAGAAGTTCCCCAAGATCAAGATCAAGACGGACTTCCAGCCGTACGCGGACTTCTGGACCAAGTTCCAGACCCAGGCCTCCGGCGGCAATCCCCCGGACGTCTTCCAGAACGCGATCGGCTTCCTGCGCAAGTACAACGACAAGCACGTCCTGCTGGACCTCAACTCCCAGGTGAAGGCCGGGAATCTGAGCCTCGACGGCTTCCGCGCCGGGCTGGAGAAGTTCGGCGTGGTCGACGGGAAGCTGCTCGGCATACCCGTCGGTTCCAACTCGATGGCGCTGGTCATCGACAAGGACGCGTACGCGAAGGCCGGGATCAAGCCGAGGATCGGCTGGACCTGGGAGGAGTACTACGCGGGGCTGGAGAAGATCCACGCGGAGCAGCACATCGCCGGCGACACGGGGCCGATGGGCATCATGTACCTCTACGACCTGGTGCTCCGGCAGAACGGCAAGGCGTTCTTCGACGAGAAGGGGCTCGGCTTCACCGAGGCCGACCTCACCGACTGGTGGAACCAAGGACTGGCCAGGACCAAGTCCGGGCTCTTCGCCGACGCGAAGAAGGTCGACCAGATCAAGCCCAAGGCGGGGCTCTCGGACGGGCTTTCGGCCGGCGAGTTCACCTGGGACAACTTCTCGGTCCGCTACACCGCCGAGGGCAAGGGCAACTACGGCCTCGCGCCGATTCCCTCCACCGACGGGAAGACCACGGGGCAGTACCTCGGCTCCCTGATGCTCAGCGGCTCGGCGCGCACCAAGCACCCCAAGGAAGTTGCCCAGTTCATCAACTTCATGGTGCACGATCCCGAGGTCGCCAAGATCATGGGATTCGACCGGGGGGTTCCCCCGACCACCGCGCAGTTCGACGCCTTCAAGCCGACCGACGCCGTCGCGCTGGGCATCCAGGCGTACGAGACCGAGATCGCCAACGCCCGGATCCTGCAGCCCATCACTCCGCACCCGGCGGGTGCCGACGTCTGTGAGTCCGCCTTGCTGCGCATCGCCACCGACGTTGCGCTCGGCTCGCTCTCGGTCGACAAGGGCGTCAAGCAGTTCTTCTCCGAGGCGAAGACCGCACTCGGTTCTTGA
- a CDS encoding aminotransferase class IV — protein MKIWVNGGLHDAADATVSVLDHGMTVGDGIFETVKATEGRIFALTRHLDRLTRSARGLGLPDPDLDEVRRACTAVLDANPMPLGRLRITYTGGLSPLGSDRGDAGSTLVVAVGETSRRPDTTAVITVPWTRNERSALAGLKTTSYAENVVALAKAHEQGASEALFGNTVGRLCEGTGSNVFVVLDGVLHTPPLASGCLAGITRALAVEWAGAQETDLPLDALDRAEEIFLTSTLRDVQAVVRVDGRQLGQEPGPVTAKAMRIWDERAADDLDP, from the coding sequence ATGAAGATCTGGGTCAATGGCGGGCTGCACGACGCGGCCGATGCGACGGTCTCCGTCCTCGACCACGGGATGACCGTCGGCGACGGCATCTTCGAGACGGTCAAGGCGACCGAGGGGCGGATCTTCGCCCTCACCCGCCACCTCGACCGGCTGACCCGCTCGGCCCGGGGCCTCGGTCTGCCCGACCCGGACCTGGACGAGGTGCGCCGCGCCTGCACCGCGGTCCTCGACGCCAACCCCATGCCCCTGGGCCGCCTGCGCATCACCTACACCGGCGGCCTCTCCCCGCTCGGCTCCGACCGCGGCGACGCGGGCTCGACCCTGGTCGTCGCGGTGGGCGAGACCTCGCGTCGGCCCGACACCACCGCGGTGATCACCGTCCCGTGGACGCGCAACGAGCGCAGCGCTCTGGCGGGGCTGAAGACGACGTCGTACGCGGAGAACGTCGTCGCGCTCGCCAAGGCACATGAACAGGGCGCGTCCGAGGCGCTGTTCGGGAACACGGTGGGCCGGCTCTGCGAAGGCACGGGCTCCAATGTCTTCGTCGTACTCGACGGAGTGCTCCACACCCCGCCGCTCGCATCCGGCTGTCTGGCCGGGATCACCCGCGCCCTGGCCGTCGAATGGGCCGGCGCCCAGGAGACCGATCTGCCGCTGGACGCACTCGACCGTGCCGAGGAGATCTTCCTGACCTCGACCCTGCGCGACGTCCAGGCGGTCGTACGCGTCGACGGCCGGCAGCTGGGGCAGGAGCCGGGCCCGGTGACCGCCAAGGCCATGCGGATCTGGGACGAGCGCGCCGCGGACGACCTGGATCCGTAG
- a CDS encoding LacI family DNA-binding transcriptional regulator — protein sequence MAGIKDVARRAGVSVGTVSNVINRPGSVSPETRGKVQAAIDELGYVRSESARQLRAGSSRIVALLVLDMGNPFFVDVARGAERAARKAGLGVMVCNSDQNPAEEADYLALFAEQRVAGVLVTPADPTGRSLEAFGRHSIPFVLVDRVASGAASCAVSVDDVQGGTLAVRHLVAAGHESIAYVSGPPELRQIQDRRQGALAALAEAGLPADALVEIVTHRLDVAAGRDAGARLVGLVPRPTAVFCANDLLALGVLQSLYAAGVKVPEDMAIVGYDDIEFAAAAAVPLTSVRQPAALMGRMAAELLLEESGHIGDGEHLHRNVLLQPELVVRASSVLPR from the coding sequence GTGGCAGGAATCAAGGACGTGGCCCGCCGGGCGGGCGTCTCGGTCGGCACGGTCTCGAATGTCATCAACAGACCGGGCTCCGTCTCGCCCGAGACCCGCGGCAAGGTCCAGGCCGCGATCGACGAACTCGGCTACGTGCGCAGCGAGTCGGCCCGCCAGCTGCGGGCCGGCAGCAGCCGCATCGTGGCGCTGCTCGTGCTCGACATGGGCAACCCCTTCTTCGTCGACGTCGCCCGCGGCGCCGAGCGCGCGGCCCGCAAGGCCGGGCTCGGCGTGATGGTCTGCAACAGCGACCAGAACCCCGCCGAGGAGGCCGACTACCTCGCGCTCTTCGCCGAACAGCGGGTGGCCGGCGTCCTCGTCACCCCCGCCGACCCCACAGGCCGCAGCCTGGAGGCCTTCGGGCGGCACTCCATCCCGTTCGTCCTGGTGGACCGGGTGGCCTCGGGAGCGGCCTCCTGCGCGGTCTCGGTCGACGACGTCCAGGGCGGCACCCTGGCCGTACGCCACCTGGTCGCCGCGGGCCACGAGTCGATCGCGTACGTCAGCGGCCCGCCCGAGCTGCGGCAGATCCAGGACCGCCGCCAGGGCGCCCTCGCGGCCCTCGCCGAGGCGGGGCTGCCGGCCGACGCGCTGGTCGAGATCGTCACCCACCGCCTCGACGTCGCGGCGGGCCGGGACGCGGGCGCGCGCCTCGTCGGCCTGGTGCCCCGCCCGACCGCCGTGTTCTGCGCCAACGACCTGCTGGCGCTCGGCGTCCTGCAGTCGCTCTACGCGGCCGGCGTGAAGGTCCCCGAGGACATGGCCATCGTCGGTTACGACGACATCGAATTCGCCGCCGCGGCCGCCGTGCCGCTGACCTCGGTGCGCCAGCCCGCCGCGCTCATGGGGCGCATGGCCGCGGAACTCCTGCTCGAGGAGTCGGGCCACATCGGCGACGGCGAGCACCTGCACCGCAACGTGCTGCTCCAGCCCGAACTCGTCGTACGCGCATCGAGCGTTCTGCCCCGCTGA
- a CDS encoding carbohydrate ABC transporter permease, with translation MSALTGYRRKSAGSLAWHIGAFVVLAVVLYPVLWVIGGSLKPSSQIIGSLDLIPTSPITKNYSRLTEGIADIPISTFFVNSLVLAVGSVVGVLISCSLAAYAFAKIKFAGRNALFAVMIGTLLLPYHVLLIPQYVLFQKLDLINTYTPLLLGKYLATDAFFVFLMMQFMRNLPKELDEAARLDGCGHLRTYWLIVLPLCRPALITSAIFTFINSWNDFLGPLIYLNEPSKYTVALGLKMFVDQDAVADYGGMIAMSLVALLPVLAFFMAFQRYLVDGMATSGLKG, from the coding sequence ATGAGCGCGCTCACCGGCTACCGGAGGAAGAGTGCCGGTTCGCTGGCCTGGCACATCGGTGCGTTCGTCGTCCTGGCGGTCGTTCTGTATCCCGTGCTGTGGGTGATCGGCGGCTCGCTCAAGCCGAGCAGCCAGATCATCGGAAGCCTGGACCTCATCCCCACCAGTCCGATCACCAAGAACTACAGCAGGCTGACCGAAGGCATAGCGGACATCCCGATCTCCACCTTCTTCGTCAACTCGCTTGTTCTGGCGGTCGGTTCGGTGGTGGGCGTGCTCATCTCCTGCTCGCTGGCCGCCTACGCCTTCGCGAAGATCAAATTCGCCGGGCGCAACGCGCTGTTCGCCGTGATGATCGGAACCCTGCTGCTGCCGTACCACGTGCTGCTGATCCCGCAGTACGTGCTGTTCCAGAAGCTGGACCTGATCAACACCTACACCCCGCTGCTGCTGGGCAAATACCTCGCCACCGACGCCTTCTTCGTCTTCCTGATGATGCAGTTCATGCGGAATCTGCCGAAGGAGCTGGACGAGGCGGCGCGCCTCGACGGCTGCGGGCACCTGCGGACGTACTGGCTGATCGTGCTGCCGCTCTGCCGGCCTGCCCTGATCACCAGCGCGATCTTCACCTTCATCAACTCCTGGAACGACTTCCTCGGACCGCTGATCTACCTCAACGAACCGAGCAAGTACACCGTCGCGCTGGGGCTGAAGATGTTCGTCGACCAGGACGCGGTCGCCGACTACGGCGGGATGATCGCCATGTCGCTCGTCGCGCTGCTTCCGGTGCTCGCCTTCTTCATGGCCTTCCAGCGCTATCTCGTCGATGGAATGGCCACCTCAGGGCTGAAGGGCTGA
- a CDS encoding L-rhamnose mutarotase, which translates to MQRICFVLRVRPDRLDEYRLRHRDVWPEMREALSATGWGNYSLFLREDGLLVGYLETEDFDRARAAMDATDVNARWQAEMGEFFEALDGSAPDAAMQPLSEVFHLA; encoded by the coding sequence GTGCAACGCATCTGCTTCGTCCTGAGGGTCCGCCCCGACCGGCTCGACGAGTACCGGCTGCGCCACCGTGACGTCTGGCCGGAAATGCGCGAAGCCCTCTCGGCCACCGGCTGGGGCAACTACTCACTGTTCCTGCGCGAGGACGGGCTCCTCGTCGGATATCTGGAGACCGAGGACTTCGATCGCGCCCGCGCGGCGATGGACGCCACCGATGTCAACGCCCGCTGGCAGGCGGAGATGGGGGAGTTCTTCGAGGCGCTCGACGGCAGCGCCCCCGACGCGGCGATGCAGCCGCTGAGTGAGGTCTTCCACCTCGCCTGA
- a CDS encoding chorismate-binding protein — protein sequence MHDLAPLARFGGRVACDLRDVTSDPTALDSSGFWTVAADFEGRLVCARFGDVRTEPVPAPVQGQWRGPAAGDWTSSLDRDAYIAGVRAIRAHIAAGEVYQANLCRVMTAPLPDPDRADVDALTALLARGNPAPYAGTIRLPAHGVEIATASPELFLRREGRTIESGPIKGTGRTAEDLLEKDHAENVMIVDLVRNDLGRVCATGSVTVPALCAIEPHPGLVHLVSTVRGELAEKAGWPEILAAAFPPGSVTGAPKSSALRIIEALETAPRGPYCGAIGWVDADRGTAELAVGIRTFWIDRTEERGPVLRFGTGAGITWGSDPVREWEETELKASRLLAVASGAYEASGRTTA from the coding sequence GTGCACGACCTCGCTCCTTTGGCCCGCTTCGGCGGCCGTGTCGCCTGTGACCTGCGTGATGTCACCAGCGACCCCACAGCTCTCGACTCCTCAGGTTTCTGGACCGTCGCCGCGGACTTCGAGGGGCGGCTCGTCTGTGCCCGCTTCGGGGACGTCCGTACGGAACCCGTTCCGGCCCCCGTGCAAGGACAGTGGCGCGGGCCCGCGGCCGGAGACTGGACGTCCTCCCTGGACCGGGACGCCTACATCGCGGGCGTACGGGCGATCCGCGCCCACATCGCGGCCGGCGAGGTCTACCAGGCCAACCTCTGCCGCGTCATGACCGCGCCGCTCCCCGACCCGGACCGCGCCGACGTCGACGCGCTGACCGCGCTGCTGGCCAGGGGCAACCCGGCCCCGTACGCGGGAACGATCCGCCTCCCCGCCCACGGCGTGGAGATAGCGACGGCGTCCCCCGAGCTCTTCCTGCGCCGCGAGGGCCGGACCATCGAGTCCGGACCGATCAAGGGCACCGGGCGGACCGCCGAGGACCTGCTCGAAAAGGATCACGCGGAGAACGTGATGATCGTGGACCTCGTCCGCAACGACCTGGGCCGCGTCTGCGCCACCGGATCCGTCACCGTCCCGGCACTCTGCGCGATCGAGCCCCACCCGGGTCTCGTCCACCTCGTCTCGACCGTGCGCGGGGAGCTCGCCGAGAAGGCTGGCTGGCCGGAGATCCTCGCCGCCGCCTTCCCGCCCGGCTCGGTGACCGGAGCGCCCAAGTCCAGCGCGCTGCGGATCATCGAAGCGCTGGAGACCGCGCCGCGCGGCCCCTACTGCGGGGCGATCGGCTGGGTCGACGCCGACCGGGGCACGGCGGAGCTGGCCGTCGGGATCCGTACCTTCTGGATCGACCGCACCGAGGAGCGCGGACCCGTCCTCCGCTTCGGTACGGGCGCGGGCATCACCTGGGGCTCGGACCCCGTGCGGGAGTGGGAGGAGACCGAGCTGAAGGCCTCCAGACTGCTGGCTGTAGCGTCGGGCGCGTACGAAGCGAGTGGGAGGACCACGGCATGA
- a CDS encoding carbohydrate ABC transporter permease — translation MTHIQDAAPERLGKSSGAQDGPGAPAVPAALKRRGRQENLAGFLFLSPWVVGLVVLTAGPMLVSLYLAFTDYNLFDSPKWIGLQNFTDMFGDPRWQKSVRVTLQYVAIGTPLKLLLALGVALLLNQNRRGQAFYRAAFYAPSLVGASVSIAIVWRALFADDAIVDRTQQLFGMQAGGWISNPDMKIYSLVLLTVWQFGAPMVIFLAGLKQVPGELYEAAEVDGAGTWRRFWNITLPMISPVLFFNLLLETIHSFQVFGSAYVLGSQGSSCGPADSVLVYTCYLYDQGFAGGRMGFASAMAWLLLITVGLVTAVLFWSQKRWVHYEEATR, via the coding sequence GTGACACACATCCAGGACGCTGCGCCCGAGAGGCTCGGCAAAAGCTCCGGGGCGCAGGACGGTCCGGGAGCGCCTGCCGTCCCTGCCGCGCTCAAGCGGCGGGGACGGCAGGAGAACCTGGCCGGTTTTCTCTTTCTTTCTCCGTGGGTCGTGGGGCTGGTGGTGCTCACGGCCGGGCCGATGCTCGTCTCGCTCTACCTGGCCTTCACGGACTACAACCTCTTCGATTCGCCGAAGTGGATCGGGCTGCAGAACTTCACCGACATGTTCGGCGATCCCCGCTGGCAGAAGTCGGTGCGCGTCACGCTGCAGTACGTGGCGATCGGCACGCCCCTGAAGCTGCTGCTCGCACTCGGCGTCGCCCTGCTGCTCAACCAGAACCGGCGCGGACAGGCCTTCTACCGGGCGGCGTTCTACGCACCCTCGCTGGTCGGGGCGAGCGTGTCCATCGCCATCGTGTGGCGGGCGCTCTTCGCGGACGATGCCATCGTCGACCGTACGCAGCAGCTGTTCGGCATGCAGGCGGGCGGCTGGATCAGCAATCCGGACATGAAGATCTACTCCTTGGTGCTGCTGACCGTCTGGCAGTTCGGGGCGCCGATGGTCATCTTCCTCGCCGGTCTCAAGCAGGTGCCGGGCGAGCTCTACGAAGCCGCCGAGGTCGACGGCGCGGGCACCTGGCGGCGGTTCTGGAACATCACCCTGCCGATGATCTCTCCGGTCCTCTTCTTCAATCTGCTCCTGGAGACGATCCACTCCTTCCAGGTCTTCGGTTCCGCGTATGTCCTGGGCAGCCAGGGCTCCAGCTGTGGTCCTGCGGACTCCGTCCTCGTCTACACCTGCTACCTCTACGACCAGGGCTTCGCCGGCGGCCGCATGGGCTTCGCGTCGGCCATGGCCTGGCTCCTGTTGATCACCGTCGGCCTGGTCACGGCCGTCCTGTTCTGGTCCCAGAAACGCTGGGTGCACTACGAGGAGGCCACCCGATGA
- a CDS encoding GNAT family N-acetyltransferase — protein MTTTLRPTGPLQQGADGTKSRQYEVCVNSRPVGAVKLSTDGDFGPTWARISGLRISEPDRRRGRGTVAALAAEEVLRGWGCGQVRITVPDRAEAALRMAAALGYTERNRAMLKQLPEQPPALPEGTEVRGMTEDEFLAWKVEDLVSYAQTWMDRGVAEPQARAKAEADHRRFLPDGLATAGVSIKVLVSEGEAVGHVWSGASPDRTGHFVYDVVVDEQHRGRGHGRTLMLIAEHEALAAGTNRLGLNVFAGNTPAIRLYESLGYETASRHLTKQLL, from the coding sequence ATGACCACTACCCTGCGGCCGACCGGGCCGCTTCAGCAGGGCGCCGACGGCACGAAGTCGCGTCAGTACGAAGTGTGCGTGAACAGCCGCCCCGTCGGGGCCGTGAAACTCTCCACCGACGGGGATTTCGGCCCCACTTGGGCCCGCATCAGCGGACTTCGGATCAGCGAGCCGGACCGCAGGCGCGGTCGCGGCACGGTCGCCGCGCTCGCGGCCGAGGAGGTGCTGCGCGGCTGGGGGTGCGGGCAGGTGCGGATCACGGTGCCCGACCGCGCCGAGGCCGCCCTCCGGATGGCTGCCGCCCTCGGTTACACGGAGCGCAACCGCGCGATGCTCAAGCAGCTCCCGGAACAGCCGCCCGCCCTGCCGGAGGGGACGGAGGTCCGGGGAATGACCGAGGACGAGTTCCTGGCCTGGAAGGTGGAGGACCTCGTCAGTTACGCGCAGACCTGGATGGACCGGGGCGTGGCGGAGCCGCAGGCCAGAGCCAAGGCCGAGGCCGACCACCGCAGATTCCTGCCGGACGGCCTGGCCACCGCCGGGGTCTCCATCAAGGTGCTGGTCAGCGAAGGCGAGGCGGTCGGGCACGTCTGGTCGGGTGCGTCCCCGGACCGCACGGGCCACTTCGTCTACGACGTCGTGGTCGACGAGCAGCACCGTGGCCGCGGCCACGGCCGCACGCTGATGCTGATCGCCGAGCACGAGGCGCTGGCCGCAGGGACGAACCGCCTGGGCCTGAACGTCTTCGCGGGCAACACCCCGGCGATCCGTCTCTACGAGTCGCTCGGCTACGAGACCGCCTCACGCCACCTCACCAAGCAGCTCCTCTAG
- a CDS encoding DsbA family protein, producing the protein MSDSTPDSPARPVVLDVWCELQCPDCHSALDDVRALRARYGDRLELRLRHFPLEKHKHAYAAAQAAEEAFEQGQGWPYVEAVLARTEELGAQGEPLLLEIAGELGLDAEEFDTALIDGRHLLIVDADQAEGKAIGVTGTPTYVIDGERLDGGKSQDGLRERIEEIADRLLG; encoded by the coding sequence ATGAGCGACTCCACCCCCGACTCCCCCGCCCGCCCCGTCGTCCTCGACGTCTGGTGCGAGCTGCAGTGCCCCGACTGCCACAGCGCCCTCGACGACGTCCGCGCCCTGCGTGCCCGCTACGGCGACCGCCTGGAGCTGCGGCTGCGCCACTTCCCCCTGGAGAAGCACAAGCACGCCTACGCGGCCGCACAGGCCGCGGAAGAGGCGTTCGAGCAGGGGCAGGGCTGGCCGTACGTGGAAGCCGTCCTCGCGCGCACCGAGGAGCTCGGCGCGCAGGGCGAACCGCTGCTGCTGGAGATCGCGGGCGAACTGGGCCTGGACGCCGAGGAGTTCGACACCGCGCTGATCGACGGCCGGCATCTGCTGATCGTCGACGCCGACCAGGCGGAGGGCAAGGCGATCGGTGTCACCGGCACTCCGACGTACGTCATCGACGGGGAGCGTCTGGACGGCGGCAAGAGCCAGGACGGTCTGCGGGAGCGGATCGAGGAGATCGCCGATCGGCTGCTCGGCTAG
- a CDS encoding SsgA family sporulation/cell division regulator: MNTTVSCELHLRLVVSSESSLPVPAGLRYDTADPYAVHATFHTGAEETVEWVFARDLLAEGLHRPTGTGDVRVWPSRSHGQGVVCIALSSPEGEALLEAPARALESFLKRTDAAVPPGTEHRHFDLDTELSHILAEN; the protein is encoded by the coding sequence ATGAACACCACGGTCAGCTGCGAGCTGCACCTGCGCCTCGTTGTGTCGAGCGAGTCATCACTGCCTGTACCCGCGGGCCTGCGGTATGACACGGCCGATCCGTATGCCGTGCACGCCACCTTCCACACCGGAGCCGAGGAGACTGTCGAGTGGGTTTTCGCCCGCGATCTCCTCGCCGAGGGCCTGCACCGGCCCACCGGCACCGGAGACGTCCGAGTCTGGCCGTCCCGTAGCCACGGTCAGGGCGTTGTCTGCATCGCCCTGAGCTCCCCGGAGGGAGAAGCCCTTCTCGAAGCCCCGGCACGGGCTCTGGAGTCGTTCCTGAAGCGGACCGACGCCGCCGTGCCACCGGGCACCGAACACCGTCACTTCGATCTCGACACGGAGCTCTCGCACATCCTGGCCGAGAACTGA
- a CDS encoding TIGR02611 family protein codes for MNAESDERKSAAVPAPRDPATGDVTEAAPELGSKAPQFIKASRALHLSWQVGVFVVGLAVVVAGIIMLPLPGPGWLVIFGGMAIWATEFVWAQLVLRWTKRKVTEAAQKALDPKVRRRNITLTVIGLVIVAVLVGIYVWKFGIVMPWKINE; via the coding sequence ATGAATGCGGAGAGTGACGAGCGGAAATCGGCCGCCGTACCGGCGCCCCGAGACCCCGCCACGGGGGACGTGACCGAGGCGGCGCCGGAGCTCGGCTCCAAGGCGCCCCAGTTCATCAAGGCGTCCAGGGCCCTGCACCTGAGCTGGCAGGTGGGCGTTTTCGTCGTGGGCCTCGCGGTCGTGGTCGCGGGCATCATCATGCTGCCGTTGCCGGGCCCGGGATGGCTGGTGATCTTCGGCGGGATGGCGATCTGGGCGACCGAGTTCGTCTGGGCGCAGCTGGTGCTGCGGTGGACGAAGCGGAAGGTCACCGAGGCAGCCCAGAAGGCCCTCGATCCCAAGGTGCGCAGGCGGAACATCACCCTGACCGTGATCGGTCTGGTGATCGTCGCGGTGCTGGTCGGGATCTATGTCTGGAAGTTCGGCATCGTGATGCCGTGGAAGATCAACGAGTGA
- the rhaI gene encoding L-rhamnose isomerase — MSDLRAVKAALATQTIETPSWGYGNSGTRFKVFAQAGVPRDPFEKLDDAAQVHAFTGVAPRVSLHIPWDRVDDYAALAAYAKERGLTLGSINSNVFQDDDYKLGSVTHPDPEVRRKAVAHLLDCVDIMDATGSADLKLWFSDGTNYPGQDDVVARQDRLAEALATVYARLGDDQRMLLEYKLFEPAFYTTDVPDWGTAYAHCLTLGEKAQVVVDTGHHAPGTNIEFIVALLLRAKRLGAFDFNSRFYADDDLMVGAADPFQLFRIMHEVVQNGGLAPESGVNFMLDQCHNIEAKVPAVIRSVMNVQEATAKALLVDAAALAAAQRSGDVLAANAVLMDAYNTDVRPLLAEIREEGGLHPDPFAAYLASGRQERIAAERVGGTQAGWGA, encoded by the coding sequence ATGTCTGACCTCCGGGCCGTGAAGGCCGCTCTGGCCACGCAGACGATCGAGACGCCGTCCTGGGGCTACGGGAACTCCGGCACCCGCTTCAAGGTGTTCGCCCAGGCCGGTGTGCCGCGCGACCCCTTCGAGAAGCTCGACGACGCCGCACAGGTGCACGCGTTCACCGGGGTGGCGCCGCGGGTCTCCCTGCACATTCCGTGGGACCGGGTCGACGACTACGCCGCGCTGGCCGCGTACGCCAAGGAACGCGGGCTGACCCTCGGCTCGATCAACTCCAACGTCTTCCAGGACGACGACTACAAGCTGGGTTCGGTGACGCACCCCGATCCCGAGGTGCGCCGCAAGGCGGTGGCCCATCTGCTGGACTGCGTCGACATCATGGATGCCACGGGGTCCGCCGATCTGAAGCTGTGGTTCTCCGACGGCACCAACTACCCGGGCCAGGACGACGTGGTGGCCCGCCAGGACCGGCTCGCCGAGGCCCTCGCGACGGTGTACGCGCGGCTCGGCGACGACCAGCGGATGCTCCTGGAGTACAAGCTGTTCGAGCCCGCCTTCTACACGACCGACGTCCCGGACTGGGGCACCGCCTACGCCCACTGTCTGACGCTCGGCGAGAAGGCCCAGGTGGTCGTGGACACCGGGCACCACGCCCCGGGCACCAACATCGAGTTCATCGTCGCGCTGCTGCTGCGCGCGAAGCGGCTCGGCGCCTTCGACTTCAACTCGCGGTTCTACGCCGACGACGACCTGATGGTCGGGGCCGCGGACCCCTTCCAGCTGTTCCGGATCATGCACGAGGTGGTGCAGAACGGCGGGCTCGCCCCGGAGTCGGGCGTCAACTTCATGCTCGACCAGTGCCACAACATCGAGGCCAAGGTCCCTGCGGTCATCCGGTCCGTGATGAACGTCCAGGAGGCGACCGCCAAGGCGCTGCTCGTCGACGCCGCCGCACTCGCCGCGGCCCAGCGCTCCGGCGACGTACTCGCCGCGAACGCCGTGCTGATGGATGCATACAACACCGATGTGCGGCCGCTGCTCGCCGAGATCCGGGAGGAGGGCGGGCTGCACCCCGACCCGTTCGCCGCCTATCTGGCCTCCGGGCGGCAGGAGCGCATCGCCGCGGAGCGCGTGGGCGGGACCCAGGCGGGCTGGGGAGCCTGA
- a CDS encoding CGNR zinc finger domain-containing protein produces the protein MLIPHDTRIALDAVVGLVNTAPLSDEPDSLLDLESLYGFAERHDLSGVGDLGEQDLKAVREVREQFAGVFAADRPQEAAELVNRLVAAAGTTPQLTDHDGYDWHVHYFAPGASMADHLAADGGMALAYFVVAGEQERLRRCEAPDCGHAFVDLSRNRSRRYCSSRTCGNRLHVAAYRARRKAATD, from the coding sequence GTGCTGATCCCCCACGACACCCGCATTGCCCTCGACGCAGTGGTCGGTCTGGTGAACACCGCACCGCTGAGCGACGAGCCGGACAGCCTCTTGGACCTCGAATCGCTGTACGGCTTCGCGGAGCGCCACGACCTCAGCGGTGTCGGCGACCTCGGGGAGCAGGACCTGAAGGCCGTGCGCGAGGTACGGGAGCAGTTCGCGGGGGTGTTCGCGGCCGACCGGCCGCAGGAGGCCGCCGAGCTGGTCAACCGGCTGGTCGCGGCCGCCGGCACGACCCCCCAGCTCACCGACCACGACGGCTACGACTGGCATGTGCACTACTTCGCACCCGGCGCCTCGATGGCGGACCACCTGGCCGCCGACGGCGGGATGGCGCTGGCCTACTTCGTCGTGGCGGGCGAGCAGGAGCGGCTGCGGCGGTGCGAGGCGCCGGACTGCGGGCACGCCTTCGTCGACCTCTCGCGCAATCGTTCGCGCCGGTACTGCTCCAGCCGTACCTGCGGCAACCGCCTCCACGTGGCGGCGTACCGGGCCCGTCGCAAGGCCGCGACCGACTGA